A stretch of the Bordetella genomosp. 8 genome encodes the following:
- a CDS encoding MmgE/PrpD family protein: MGVTEQLARFAIETPAGVLTPALARSAKTKFFDTIGIMVAGAHHPAGIMAANVARHMGGHPSVTLIGRDERTSAPVAGFVNGVAAHALEYDDYTRGVGHASVVLVPGCLAMAESLRLSGARMLEAFVLGFEVTSRIAKGLRPTLLDKGWHPIGIVGGQGVAVACGRMMGLDVRQTRMAMGIMASSGSGVRKNVGSMGKAYHVGHGVRSGIFAAMLAREGFVVDPDIIEGSDEGGEGHQRYGLADSYNGVGQYRLHLMTEGLGRDLEVGKDTTMLRMHPGSTAPGAGVDGLIALADEHRLRPEDVENIHYECTPQCVAIAPYAEPSDEHRAKFCLPYTMAVAFLDRKVGIAQYADARIADPEVRGFMKRITVTQPDDLKHHRGQWGENGVNWAESRITIRLKDGRELKRACSHANGYPEMPASWEDQKEKYVECTHALFSPGQIDDTVAMIAELDTLPDVGELARALTPRRR; this comes from the coding sequence GTGGGTGTCACCGAGCAGTTGGCTCGCTTCGCCATCGAAACGCCGGCAGGGGTGTTGACCCCTGCCCTGGCCCGGTCCGCGAAGACCAAATTCTTCGACACGATAGGCATCATGGTAGCCGGCGCCCACCATCCCGCCGGCATCATGGCGGCCAATGTCGCGCGTCACATGGGGGGGCATCCCTCCGTCACTTTGATCGGCCGCGACGAGCGCACGTCCGCGCCCGTGGCCGGTTTCGTCAACGGGGTCGCCGCGCACGCGCTGGAGTACGACGACTACACGCGCGGCGTGGGACACGCCAGCGTCGTGCTGGTGCCCGGCTGCCTGGCGATGGCCGAATCGCTACGCCTGTCCGGCGCCCGGATGCTGGAAGCCTTCGTTCTGGGTTTCGAGGTGACCAGCCGCATCGCGAAAGGCCTGCGCCCCACCTTGCTGGACAAGGGCTGGCATCCCATCGGCATCGTGGGCGGCCAGGGCGTGGCCGTCGCCTGCGGCCGCATGATGGGACTGGACGTGCGCCAGACCCGCATGGCCATGGGCATCATGGCGTCCTCGGGATCGGGCGTGCGCAAGAACGTGGGATCCATGGGCAAGGCCTATCACGTCGGCCACGGCGTGCGCAGCGGCATTTTCGCGGCCATGCTGGCGCGTGAGGGCTTCGTGGTCGATCCCGACATCATCGAGGGTTCCGACGAAGGTGGCGAAGGCCATCAGCGCTACGGCCTGGCCGATTCCTACAACGGCGTGGGTCAATACCGCCTGCACCTGATGACCGAAGGCCTGGGCCGGGACCTGGAAGTCGGCAAGGACACGACCATGCTGCGCATGCACCCGGGTTCCACCGCGCCCGGCGCGGGCGTGGACGGCCTGATCGCGCTCGCCGACGAACACCGGCTGCGGCCCGAGGACGTGGAAAACATCCATTACGAATGCACGCCGCAATGCGTCGCGATCGCACCCTATGCGGAGCCATCCGACGAGCATCGGGCCAAGTTCTGCCTGCCCTATACGATGGCGGTCGCCTTCCTGGACCGCAAGGTCGGCATCGCGCAATACGCGGACGCGCGTATCGCCGATCCCGAGGTGCGCGGCTTCATGAAGCGCATCACGGTGACGCAGCCGGACGACCTGAAGCATCACCGCGGCCAATGGGGCGAGAACGGCGTGAACTGGGCGGAATCGCGCATCACCATACGCCTGAAGGATGGCCGCGAGCTGAAGCGGGCCTGCTCTCACGCCAACGGTTATCCGGAAATGCCGGCGTCCTGGGAAGACCAGAAGGAAAAATACGTCGAGTGCACGCACGCGCTGTTCTCGCCCGGCCAGATCGACGACACCGTCGCGATGATCGCCGAGCTGGATACCTTGCCCGACGTCGGTGAACTGGCGCGGGCGCTGACGCCGCGCCGACGTTGA
- a CDS encoding LysR family transcriptional regulator, whose product MEVQRFCGFPAQAAFGQAKEFFSASEWRSHRAGVAPPCPRTWGSGYHAAQQARLRRSPLHSRDMEFRQLRSFVRVVELSSMGRAAGELGIATSTLSQQIGQLESELATCLLERRSTGVFPTEAGLKFWHMAQVILRGVDAAATIAQKGRFSGQVSVGMASTTAAVLAVPLLNAMRERYPSIRIKLVEGLTSYLTGLLNARQLDFALVFDGSQNSRWSNTPIVDERLFLISRLDAPGFPSALANARTVRMSQIWDLPLIMPGARHALRELLTASLSAFDRTPNIAIEIEGAHSLMHAVNAGLGATIQPGAALSMLNQNGTSKGARALRALPIEDSAMRRRCVLACVSDDELSPAGLATRVVLTQVARALAHTDEWRGAIAL is encoded by the coding sequence GTGGAAGTGCAGCGATTCTGCGGCTTCCCGGCGCAGGCCGCATTCGGCCAGGCCAAAGAGTTCTTCAGCGCGAGCGAATGGCGATCGCATCGCGCAGGGGTGGCGCCCCCCTGCCCGCGCACGTGGGGGTCCGGGTATCATGCGGCGCAGCAGGCCAGGCTGCGACGGTCCCCACTACACTCTCGCGACATGGAATTCAGACAACTTCGGTCGTTCGTGCGGGTCGTCGAGCTCAGCAGCATGGGCCGCGCCGCGGGCGAACTCGGCATCGCCACGTCCACGTTGAGCCAGCAGATCGGCCAATTGGAAAGCGAGCTCGCGACCTGCCTGCTCGAGCGCCGGTCCACCGGTGTCTTCCCCACGGAAGCCGGACTGAAGTTCTGGCACATGGCCCAGGTGATCCTGCGCGGCGTCGACGCGGCGGCCACCATTGCCCAGAAAGGCCGTTTCTCGGGCCAGGTGAGCGTGGGCATGGCCAGCACCACCGCGGCCGTCCTGGCGGTGCCCCTGCTCAATGCCATGCGCGAGCGCTATCCGTCCATCCGGATCAAGCTGGTGGAAGGGCTGACCAGCTATCTCACCGGCCTGCTCAACGCCCGCCAATTGGATTTCGCGCTGGTTTTCGACGGTTCGCAGAACAGCCGATGGAGCAATACGCCCATCGTGGATGAGCGCCTGTTCCTGATTTCGCGGCTCGACGCGCCCGGATTTCCCAGCGCGCTCGCGAATGCCAGGACCGTGCGCATGAGCCAGATCTGGGATTTGCCACTGATCATGCCCGGCGCGCGCCACGCCTTGCGGGAGTTGTTGACCGCAAGTCTGAGCGCCTTCGATCGGACGCCAAACATCGCGATCGAGATCGAGGGCGCCCACAGTCTCATGCATGCCGTGAATGCCGGCCTGGGCGCGACCATCCAGCCCGGAGCGGCGCTGTCGATGCTCAACCAGAACGGCACTTCGAAAGGCGCTCGCGCATTGCGCGCATTGCCTATCGAAGATAGCGCGATGCGACGGCGCTGCGTGCTCGCCTGCGTGTCGGATGACGAGCTGTCGCCCGCCGGCCTGGCGACGCGCGTGGTCCTCACGCAGGTCGCCAGGGCGCTCGCGCATACCGACGAATGGCGCGGCGCGATCGCGCTCTAG
- a CDS encoding transporter substrate-binding domain-containing protein — translation MTTAFQSADRDAYRHHVAPKGVLRLGLYRGSPSSYVEDRASGEPRGVGYLIGQCLAEQLELPFSPCIFDSNADVLSAMKAQDIDLMFTNATEARKQFISFAPVLLEVGKSILAPAASALHQLAELDERGYRIGFSKGSTTGTEFGKLFPLAEVVAVDDLVSAASLLQAGRLDGFATNKAILLKLAASMPDARLLPDDWGKEQYALGVPLAHDEARPLLTAFSHWLASSGKLEQYTEVSGFQGARSAHR, via the coding sequence ATGACGACAGCCTTCCAATCCGCCGATCGAGACGCCTACCGCCACCACGTCGCGCCCAAGGGCGTCCTGCGGCTGGGCCTATACCGGGGCAGCCCGTCGTCGTACGTGGAAGACCGCGCATCGGGGGAGCCGCGCGGCGTCGGCTACCTGATCGGGCAATGCCTGGCGGAACAGCTGGAACTGCCCTTCTCGCCCTGCATCTTCGACAGCAATGCGGACGTCCTGAGCGCCATGAAAGCACAGGACATCGACCTAATGTTCACCAACGCCACCGAGGCGCGCAAGCAATTCATCAGCTTCGCGCCGGTATTGCTCGAAGTTGGCAAGAGCATACTGGCCCCGGCGGCGTCGGCCTTGCACCAACTCGCCGAGCTGGACGAACGCGGCTACCGGATCGGCTTCAGCAAAGGCAGCACCACGGGCACCGAGTTCGGCAAGCTGTTTCCCCTGGCCGAGGTCGTCGCCGTGGATGATCTGGTCAGCGCCGCCTCCTTGCTCCAGGCGGGGCGCCTGGACGGATTCGCCACCAACAAGGCCATCCTCTTGAAGCTTGCGGCTTCCATGCCGGATGCCAGGCTGCTTCCCGACGATTGGGGCAAGGAACAATACGCATTGGGCGTCCCCCTGGCCCACGACGAGGCCCGACCGCTGCTGACCGCCTTCAGCCACTGGCTCGCGTCGTCGGGCAAACTGGAGCAGTACACCGAGGTGTCCGGATTCCAGGGTGCCAGATCCGCACATCGTTGA
- a CDS encoding DNA-binding protein: MAITELDVHAAADALLREGERPTIERVRLKLGRGSPNTITGFLNSWFAGLGQRLAGGGHGGLPDPVARLSQELWRAALAQAHEQVAAGQTEEASRLAAEAHRLATLEQALAQAGERLRSREADLELGLQALRQQLAAAQDAARDAGDALRSERRKAAMAEEAVTQARAEAEALRAQLVDVQGRQADALAQAQARHAAQERRWLNELDAERQATKRLTAEIERARQAAERDRQSAEREREAAERERLSLDQERQAAERARGEMQAAIAALQGELRQALRGETSLRAELAATSARLEAEQAAARAAAAVADTREAELRQSLAELSARLAGKDRQLDALASSLAPRRAGRRGETSA; the protein is encoded by the coding sequence ATGGCCATCACAGAACTGGACGTCCATGCCGCCGCCGACGCGCTGCTGCGGGAAGGCGAGCGGCCGACGATCGAACGGGTGCGCCTGAAGCTCGGACGCGGTTCGCCCAACACCATCACGGGTTTCCTGAATTCCTGGTTCGCCGGGTTGGGCCAGCGCCTGGCCGGCGGTGGCCATGGCGGCTTGCCGGATCCCGTGGCGCGGCTGTCGCAGGAGCTATGGCGCGCCGCGCTGGCGCAGGCGCACGAGCAGGTGGCGGCGGGACAAACCGAAGAAGCGTCGCGGCTGGCCGCCGAAGCCCATCGCCTGGCGACGCTGGAGCAGGCGCTGGCGCAGGCAGGGGAGCGCCTGCGGTCGCGCGAGGCGGACCTGGAGCTTGGCCTGCAGGCCTTGCGCCAGCAATTGGCGGCGGCGCAGGATGCGGCCCGCGACGCCGGCGACGCGTTGCGATCCGAACGGCGCAAGGCGGCCATGGCCGAGGAAGCCGTGACCCAGGCGCGCGCCGAGGCCGAGGCTTTGCGTGCCCAGCTGGTCGACGTGCAAGGCCGTCAGGCCGATGCGCTGGCGCAGGCCCAGGCGCGGCATGCCGCGCAGGAGCGACGCTGGTTGAACGAGCTGGATGCCGAGCGGCAGGCGACCAAGCGGTTGACGGCGGAGATCGAACGCGCGCGCCAGGCCGCGGAGCGGGACCGGCAGTCGGCGGAGCGGGAACGCGAGGCGGCGGAACGCGAACGCCTATCCCTGGACCAGGAAAGGCAGGCCGCGGAACGTGCGCGAGGCGAGATGCAGGCGGCGATCGCCGCGCTGCAGGGGGAATTGCGCCAGGCGCTGCGGGGCGAAACGTCGCTGCGCGCCGAGCTGGCGGCGACGTCCGCCAGGCTGGAGGCGGAACAAGCGGCCGCGCGCGCCGCGGCGGCCGTCGCCGATACGCGCGAGGCGGAACTGCGGCAGTCGCTGGCCGAGCTATCGGCGCGGCTGGCGGGCAAGGACAGGCAACTGGACGCGCTGGCCAGTTCGCTGGCGCCGCGCCGCGCCGGCCGTCGCGGGGAGACGTCCGCCTGA
- a CDS encoding Bug family tripartite tricarboxylate transporter substrate binding protein, producing the protein MTSHLKTRRMLLGAMAMSAAFGTLKMARAANYPTHPVRFVNPFAPGGSADVLSRLMASKIGPLMGGSLFVENVSGAGGTIGSDKVAKADPDGYTLLLSNVAPLAIAPALYRNLAYDPVRDFSHVALFGQFPNVLVVGPRVQAHDFKEFIAQGKARQGKDSYYFGSAGNGSSPHLCGELLKMKTGIHAEHVPYRGAGPALVAVMAGELDFQFENISTAIPQIKSGKLRAFGVTSAKRNAALPDVPTMGELGVPEFVVGAWYGLAGPKGLPPAIHQTLAKAIAQALADKELQARLVELGVDPPEALPDKVNAFIAAEVSKWADVVKRSGTTVN; encoded by the coding sequence ATGACCAGTCATCTGAAGACGCGCCGTATGCTGCTGGGTGCGATGGCCATGAGCGCCGCATTCGGCACGTTGAAAATGGCCCGCGCGGCCAACTATCCAACGCATCCAGTCCGCTTTGTGAACCCCTTCGCGCCGGGCGGCTCGGCCGACGTGCTGTCGCGCCTGATGGCATCGAAGATCGGGCCGCTCATGGGCGGCAGCCTGTTCGTCGAGAACGTGAGCGGCGCCGGTGGCACGATAGGCAGCGACAAGGTCGCGAAGGCCGACCCGGACGGCTATACGCTGCTCCTGAGCAACGTCGCGCCGCTCGCGATCGCGCCGGCGCTGTACCGTAACCTGGCTTACGACCCCGTGCGCGATTTTTCGCACGTTGCCTTGTTCGGCCAATTCCCGAACGTCCTGGTGGTCGGACCCAGGGTCCAGGCCCACGACTTCAAGGAATTCATCGCCCAGGGCAAGGCCCGCCAGGGCAAGGACAGTTATTACTTCGGTTCCGCGGGGAACGGCTCGTCGCCGCACCTGTGCGGCGAATTGCTGAAGATGAAGACGGGCATTCATGCGGAACACGTGCCGTATCGTGGCGCGGGACCGGCTTTGGTCGCCGTCATGGCCGGCGAGCTCGATTTTCAGTTCGAAAACATTTCCACGGCGATTCCGCAGATCAAGAGCGGAAAGCTGCGCGCCTTCGGCGTGACCAGCGCGAAGCGCAACGCCGCGCTGCCGGACGTGCCGACCATGGGCGAATTGGGCGTACCCGAATTCGTGGTGGGCGCCTGGTATGGCCTGGCCGGACCCAAGGGCTTGCCGCCCGCGATCCATCAGACCCTGGCCAAGGCGATCGCCCAGGCGCTCGCGGACAAGGAACTGCAGGCAAGGCTGGTTGAGCTCGGCGTGGATCCGCCGGAGGCATTGCCCGACAAGGTCAACGCGTTCATCGCCGCCGAAGTGTCCAAGTGGGCGGACGTGGTGAAGAGGAGCGGGACGACAGTGAACTGA
- a CDS encoding NAD-dependent succinate-semialdehyde dehydrogenase produces the protein MYEQPALYINGRFISAEGRATQSITNPATGEILGQLPHATTEDLDQALAGAQKAFETWKRTSPMERSAILRKAGDLLRERVQDIARNISLDQGKPLSEALAETDKSAEHADWHAEEGRRVYGRVIPPRQADVRQFVVREPVGVCVAFSPWNFPIGQASRKVFAALGSGCTLVIKGPEDSPSGVIALVRALHDAGLPAGCLNLVWGVPADISSYLIRSPIVRKVSFTGSTAVGKQVAALAASHMKRMTMELGGHAPVLVFDDADLDRAADILARFKMRNAGQVCISPSRFFVQRKAYDKFVARFVDITASLKVGDGLDQGVDMGPLVHDRRVAAMESFMDDVRQRKGEVLTGGSRVGTRGSFFAPTVVAGLPADARLMHEEPFGPIAPIAPFDTFEDGIQLANALPYGLSSYIFTESLRTATQASNALEAGMVNINHYGSGAAEMPFGGVKDSGIGSEGGAETFDGYLVTKFITHR, from the coding sequence ATGTACGAACAACCCGCCCTTTACATCAACGGCCGCTTTATCTCCGCCGAAGGGCGAGCCACGCAGTCGATCACCAATCCCGCCACCGGCGAAATCCTGGGCCAGTTGCCCCATGCAACCACCGAGGACCTGGACCAGGCCCTGGCCGGGGCGCAAAAAGCCTTCGAGACCTGGAAGCGCACTTCCCCCATGGAGCGCTCCGCGATCCTGCGCAAGGCCGGCGACCTGCTGCGCGAGCGCGTCCAGGACATCGCCCGCAATATTTCGCTGGACCAGGGCAAGCCCTTGTCCGAAGCGCTGGCGGAGACCGACAAGAGCGCCGAACATGCCGACTGGCACGCCGAAGAAGGCCGCCGCGTCTATGGCCGCGTCATCCCTCCCCGCCAGGCCGACGTCCGCCAGTTCGTGGTGCGCGAGCCGGTCGGCGTCTGCGTGGCCTTCTCGCCGTGGAACTTCCCGATCGGCCAGGCATCGCGCAAGGTATTCGCGGCCCTGGGCAGCGGCTGCACGCTCGTCATCAAGGGCCCCGAGGACAGCCCCAGCGGCGTCATCGCCCTGGTGCGCGCCCTGCACGACGCCGGCTTGCCGGCCGGCTGCCTGAACCTGGTCTGGGGCGTCCCGGCGGATATTTCGAGCTACCTGATCCGCTCGCCCATCGTCCGCAAGGTCTCGTTCACCGGCTCGACCGCCGTCGGCAAGCAGGTGGCGGCACTGGCCGCCAGCCATATGAAGCGCATGACCATGGAACTGGGCGGACACGCGCCCGTCCTGGTGTTCGACGACGCCGACCTGGACCGTGCCGCCGATATCCTGGCCCGCTTCAAGATGCGCAACGCGGGCCAGGTGTGCATTTCACCGTCGCGCTTTTTCGTGCAGCGCAAGGCCTACGACAAGTTCGTCGCGCGCTTCGTCGACATCACCGCGTCGCTGAAGGTCGGCGATGGCCTGGACCAGGGCGTGGACATGGGCCCGCTGGTGCACGACCGCCGCGTCGCCGCCATGGAAAGCTTCATGGACGACGTCCGCCAGCGCAAGGGGGAAGTGCTCACGGGCGGCTCGCGCGTCGGCACGCGCGGTTCCTTCTTCGCGCCGACCGTCGTCGCCGGCCTGCCCGCCGATGCGCGCCTGATGCACGAAGAGCCCTTCGGGCCCATCGCGCCGATCGCGCCCTTCGACACGTTCGAAGACGGCATACAACTGGCCAACGCCCTGCCCTATGGGCTCAGTTCATACATCTTCACGGAGTCGCTACGCACCGCCACGCAGGCATCGAACGCGCTGGAAGCCGGGATGGTCAATATCAACCATTACGGCAGCGGCGCGGCGGAAATGCCTTTTGGCGGCGTCAAGGACAGCGGCATCGGCAGCGAAGGCGGCGCGGAGACCTTCGATGGCTACCTGGTCACCAAGTTCATCACGCATCGGTAG
- a CDS encoding Bug family tripartite tricarboxylate transporter substrate binding protein: MGPSRTLKHFLAAVAALASLASAAPASADYPDRPVSVVVGFPAGGSADPFARLFGQELSKKWGQPVVIENKAGANALIGTNYVAKAPPDGYTLLVALGNHTMNPAMYKGMQFDTSKDFAPIALLALAPNVLVVRDSFPAKNFQEFLQVLKQNPGKYTYASSGNGGTPHLAGVLFSQKTGTSILHVPYKGAAPAIADLMGGTVDMSFATLSSALPQIKAGKIRALAITYDKRVPQLPDVPSLDELGVKGVNIATWYGFLAPAGTPPKVVEKIHADLAEIAARPAVQEQLTTMLGSVIISEGPKQFQQRIDKELAEWDVAIKQAGVSLN; the protein is encoded by the coding sequence ATGGGCCCGTCCCGGACGCTCAAGCATTTTCTTGCCGCCGTGGCGGCGCTGGCCAGCCTGGCATCGGCCGCACCGGCTTCGGCCGATTACCCGGACCGTCCCGTATCGGTCGTCGTCGGTTTCCCGGCCGGCGGATCCGCCGATCCCTTCGCGCGCCTGTTCGGCCAGGAGCTATCCAAGAAGTGGGGCCAGCCCGTCGTCATCGAGAACAAGGCCGGCGCCAACGCCTTGATCGGCACGAACTACGTCGCCAAGGCGCCGCCGGACGGCTACACGCTGCTGGTGGCCCTGGGCAACCACACGATGAACCCGGCGATGTACAAGGGCATGCAGTTCGATACGTCCAAGGACTTCGCTCCCATCGCGCTGCTGGCGCTGGCGCCCAACGTGCTGGTGGTGCGCGACAGCTTCCCCGCGAAGAACTTCCAGGAGTTCCTGCAAGTGCTCAAGCAGAATCCCGGCAAGTACACCTATGCGTCGTCGGGCAACGGCGGCACGCCGCACCTGGCGGGCGTGCTGTTCAGCCAGAAGACCGGCACGTCCATCCTGCACGTGCCGTACAAGGGCGCCGCGCCGGCGATCGCCGACCTGATGGGCGGCACCGTGGATATGTCCTTCGCCACCCTCAGCTCCGCGCTGCCGCAGATCAAGGCGGGCAAGATCCGCGCGCTGGCCATCACCTACGACAAGCGCGTGCCGCAGCTGCCCGACGTACCGTCGCTGGACGAACTGGGTGTGAAGGGCGTGAACATCGCCACCTGGTACGGATTCCTGGCGCCGGCCGGCACGCCGCCCAAGGTCGTCGAGAAAATCCATGCCGACCTGGCCGAGATCGCGGCGCGGCCCGCCGTGCAGGAACAGCTCACGACCATGCTGGGTTCGGTCATCATCTCCGAAGGTCCGAAGCAGTTTCAGCAGCGCATCGACAAGGAGCTGGCCGAATGGGACGTGGCGATCAAGCAGGCCGGCGTGTCGTTGAATTGA
- a CDS encoding Bug family tripartite tricarboxylate transporter substrate binding protein, giving the protein MRTALLAWAFACATFGAVPAAGAAYPDHAIRMIVPFGPGGGADIVSRIISQRLGAMLGQAVIVDNRPGGGTIIGAEMAAHAKPDGYTLFSGITGTMAINPSMYKRLPYDPVKDFTPIAMVAVGSNVLVVNPALPVHSVAELIAYAKANPGKLNFGSSGIGGAPHLAGELLKSRAGIDIVHVPYKGSAQAMVDLVSGHVQIMFTGLGAVIPQIKNNTLRPIAVASAERSKAIPELPAISETLPGFNASTWFGVFAPAGTPPDVVDTLSKDIVEIMQRPDVGKELLEQGYEPWVMGPRQLGDFVIEERGKWAKVIKDARIPAAD; this is encoded by the coding sequence ATGAGAACAGCACTGCTGGCGTGGGCGTTCGCCTGCGCCACGTTCGGGGCCGTCCCCGCGGCCGGCGCCGCCTATCCCGATCATGCGATCCGCATGATCGTGCCCTTCGGGCCTGGCGGCGGCGCCGACATCGTGTCGCGCATCATTTCGCAGCGCCTGGGCGCCATGCTGGGCCAGGCCGTGATCGTCGACAACCGGCCCGGCGGCGGAACGATCATCGGCGCGGAGATGGCCGCCCATGCCAAGCCCGACGGCTACACACTGTTTTCGGGCATCACCGGCACCATGGCCATCAATCCCAGCATGTACAAGCGCCTGCCCTACGATCCGGTCAAGGACTTCACGCCGATCGCGATGGTCGCGGTCGGATCGAACGTGCTGGTGGTGAATCCCGCCTTGCCCGTGCACAGCGTCGCCGAACTGATCGCCTACGCCAAGGCCAACCCCGGCAAACTGAACTTCGGATCCTCGGGCATCGGGGGCGCACCCCACCTTGCCGGCGAACTGCTGAAGTCGCGCGCCGGCATCGACATCGTGCACGTGCCCTACAAGGGAAGCGCGCAAGCCATGGTGGACCTGGTGTCCGGCCATGTGCAGATCATGTTCACGGGACTCGGCGCGGTCATTCCGCAAATCAAGAACAACACCTTGCGGCCGATCGCGGTCGCCAGCGCGGAACGCTCCAAGGCCATCCCGGAACTGCCGGCGATCAGCGAAACGCTGCCGGGCTTCAACGCCTCCACCTGGTTCGGCGTATTCGCGCCCGCCGGCACGCCGCCGGACGTGGTCGACACGCTGAGCAAGGATATCGTCGAGATCATGCAGCGCCCGGACGTGGGCAAGGAGCTGCTGGAACAGGGTTATGAACCCTGGGTCATGGGGCCGCGACAATTGGGCGACTTCGTGATCGAAGAACGCGGCAAATGGGCCAAGGTCATCAAGGATGCGCGCATTCCCGCGGCGGACTGA